A DNA window from Pseudomonas wuhanensis contains the following coding sequences:
- a CDS encoding intradiol ring-cleavage dioxygenase produces the protein MDDNTAITSPQPVCQLSPEQIAGPYFRNPKLIRRNISEGMDGIPLVLRLTIVDAMTGQPVTGAVVDIWHCNARGAYSGWSKVDPDKEVDVDAIGSIPRTDDDTYLRGGQFTDPQGVVRFTTIYPGFYAGRALHIHVAVRITAGNNYLEERHVAWVGQLYFPEVASRMVLNAREYRGRGICVLNNEQDEFYQGMGGEASTLNVHAIGRDSNEDGFFGHMTIGVDTFAVSSQIKPEDFDKYTV, from the coding sequence ATGGACGACAACACTGCAATTACATCCCCACAACCGGTTTGCCAACTGTCACCCGAACAGATCGCCGGCCCGTATTTTCGAAACCCGAAACTGATCAGGCGAAACATCAGCGAAGGCATGGATGGCATCCCCTTGGTGCTGCGACTGACGATCGTCGATGCGATGACCGGTCAACCGGTTACCGGGGCGGTGGTCGATATCTGGCATTGCAACGCGCGTGGGGCGTATTCGGGCTGGAGCAAGGTCGACCCGGACAAGGAAGTCGACGTCGATGCCATCGGTTCGATCCCACGTACCGATGACGATACCTACCTGCGCGGCGGGCAATTTACCGATCCCCAGGGCGTGGTGCGATTTACCACCATCTACCCGGGTTTTTATGCCGGTCGCGCCTTGCATATTCATGTAGCGGTCCGCATCACGGCCGGCAACAACTATCTGGAAGAGCGGCATGTCGCCTGGGTCGGTCAGCTGTACTTTCCCGAGGTGGCCTCGCGGATGGTACTCAATGCTCGTGAGTACCGCGGGCGTGGCATCTGCGTGCTGAACAACGAGCAGGATGAGTTCTATCAGGGCATGGGTGGTGAAGCCTCGACCTTGAATGTCCATGCCATCGGTCGAGACTCGAACGAAGACGGCTTTTTCGGGCACATGACCATCGGTGTCGACACGTTTGCGGTGTCATCACAAATCAAGCCCGAGGACTTCGACAAATACACCGTGTGA
- a CDS encoding aminotransferase class V-fold PLP-dependent enzyme, with the protein MPDNTRRSRDEAFWQTFADRYAVEPGPLNLENGYFGRMSRTVVEEYQRNIELINRGNSVHVRQRFEQGESVKIRAQLAELIGAPAEAVALTRNASDGLQSLIRNYNRLEPGDQVLICDLEYDTVKGAMRWLARYRGVEVIEIEHRHPASFDSLLATYREAFMRYPRLKLMALTHVTHRTGLVMPVQAIAAAAREHGVDVILDGAHALGQIKFNLDELGIAFAGYNLHKWIGAPLTLGFIYIAPQRLADIDPDMGEMHFPITDIRARTPYSTPNIPALLTLPLVFEEHHAMGGSVAKGTRLNYLRNRWVDAVRGLPGIEVMTPNDPRLYCGITSMRFTRHADQQVMVERLLNDYNLFTVARSGAACGPCIRITPGLTTTAADMDLLARALTELR; encoded by the coding sequence ATGCCCGATAACACCCGCCGTTCCCGCGATGAAGCCTTTTGGCAGACCTTTGCCGACCGCTATGCTGTCGAACCCGGCCCCCTGAACCTGGAGAACGGTTACTTCGGGCGCATGTCGCGCACTGTGGTCGAGGAGTATCAGCGCAACATCGAGCTGATCAACCGCGGCAACTCGGTGCATGTGCGCCAGCGCTTCGAACAGGGCGAAAGCGTCAAGATTCGTGCGCAGCTGGCCGAGCTGATCGGTGCCCCCGCCGAAGCCGTCGCCCTCACCCGCAATGCCTCGGACGGCCTGCAATCGCTGATCCGCAACTACAACCGCCTGGAACCGGGCGATCAAGTGCTGATTTGCGATCTGGAGTACGACACGGTCAAGGGCGCGATGCGTTGGCTGGCACGCTATCGAGGCGTGGAAGTGATCGAGATCGAACACCGCCACCCCGCCAGTTTCGACAGTTTACTGGCCACTTATCGCGAAGCCTTCATGCGTTATCCGCGACTGAAGCTGATGGCCCTGACCCACGTCACCCATCGCACAGGATTGGTGATGCCGGTGCAGGCGATTGCCGCTGCCGCCAGGGAACATGGCGTCGACGTGATTCTCGACGGCGCACATGCCTTGGGTCAGATCAAGTTCAATCTCGATGAATTGGGCATCGCCTTTGCCGGCTACAACCTGCACAAATGGATCGGTGCGCCGCTGACCCTGGGGTTCATTTATATCGCGCCCCAGCGCCTGGCCGATATCGACCCGGACATGGGCGAGATGCATTTCCCGATCACTGACATTCGCGCCCGCACGCCGTACAGCACCCCAAACATCCCGGCCCTGCTGACCCTGCCACTGGTGTTCGAAGAACATCACGCCATGGGCGGTTCCGTCGCCAAGGGCACGCGGCTCAATTACCTGCGCAACCGATGGGTCGATGCCGTGCGGGGGTTACCGGGGATCGAAGTCATGACCCCCAATGACCCGCGCCTGTATTGCGGCATCACCTCGATGCGCTTTACCCGGCATGCTGATCAGCAGGTGATGGTCGAGCGACTGCTCAACGACTACAACCTGTTTACCGTGGCGCGCAGCGGTGCGGCGTGTGGCCCGTGCATCCGCATTACGCCGGGGCTCACCACCACCGCAGCCGACATGGATCTGCTGGCCCGTGCGCTGACTGAGTTGCGCTGA
- a CDS encoding DUF3820 family protein, giving the protein MNPEKLELLITREMPFGKYKGRIIADLPGQYLNWFAREGFPHGELGGLLALMQEIDHNGLSELLEPLRAKHGKPAPRH; this is encoded by the coding sequence ATGAATCCCGAAAAGCTCGAACTGTTGATTACCCGTGAAATGCCCTTCGGCAAATACAAGGGCCGCATCATCGCTGACCTGCCCGGCCAGTACCTGAACTGGTTCGCTCGCGAAGGTTTCCCCCACGGTGAGCTGGGCGGTTTGCTGGCCTTGATGCAGGAAATCGATCACAACGGTTTGTCGGAGCTGCTCGAACCGCTGCGCGCCAAACACGGCAAACCCGCCCCTCGCCACTGA
- a CDS encoding ferritin-like domain-containing protein, whose translation MTDINKEAISVLNDLIETCKDGQEGFKTCAEDIKNPELKNLFIQRSADCASAAAELQATVRSLGGDPETSTSVSGDMHRRWVDVKAMFTGKDEEAVLNEAERGEDHAKKAYKDALEKINKDNLVSIRDIVERQYHGVQRNHDQVKALRNQARARS comes from the coding sequence ATGACCGACATCAATAAAGAAGCGATCTCTGTACTCAACGACCTGATTGAAACCTGTAAAGATGGTCAGGAAGGGTTCAAGACTTGCGCTGAAGACATCAAAAATCCAGAACTCAAAAACCTGTTCATCCAGCGCTCCGCCGACTGCGCCTCTGCCGCGGCCGAGCTGCAGGCCACTGTGCGTTCCTTGGGCGGTGATCCAGAAACGTCCACCAGTGTCAGTGGCGATATGCACCGTCGCTGGGTCGACGTGAAGGCGATGTTCACCGGCAAGGATGAAGAGGCGGTGTTGAACGAGGCCGAACGCGGTGAAGACCACGCCAAGAAGGCTTACAAGGACGCGCTGGAGAAAATCAACAAAGACAACCTGGTGAGCATTCGTGACATCGTTGAACGCCAGTATCACGGCGTACAACGCAACCACGATCAGGTGAAAGCCCTGCGTAACCAGGCTCGCGCACGCTCATAA
- a CDS encoding MaoC family dehydratase produces MTQVTNTPYEALEIGQTASYSKSVEERDIQLFAAMSGDHNPVHLDAEFAAASMFKERIAHGMFSGALISAAVACELPGPGTIYIGQTMSFQKPVKIGDTLTVRLEILEKLPKFRVRIATRVFNQRDELVVDGEAEILAPRKQQTVTLPTLPAISIG; encoded by the coding sequence ATGACCCAGGTTACCAACACCCCTTACGAAGCCCTCGAAATCGGCCAGACCGCCAGCTACAGCAAGAGCGTCGAAGAGCGCGACATTCAGTTGTTCGCCGCGATGTCCGGCGATCACAACCCGGTGCATCTGGACGCCGAATTCGCCGCTGCCAGCATGTTCAAGGAGCGTATCGCCCACGGCATGTTCAGCGGCGCGTTGATCAGCGCGGCGGTGGCTTGCGAGTTGCCTGGGCCGGGGACTATTTATATCGGTCAGACGATGAGCTTTCAGAAGCCAGTGAAAATCGGCGACACGCTGACTGTGCGCCTGGAAATTCTCGAGAAACTGCCGAAGTTTCGTGTGCGTATCGCCACTCGGGTGTTCAACCAACGCGATGAGTTGGTGGTGGATGGCGAGGCGGAGATTCTGGCGCCGCGCAAGCAACAGACCGTGACATTGCCGACGTTGCCGGCGATCAGCATCGGCTGA
- a CDS encoding alpha/beta hydrolase, with amino-acid sequence MIHDTFWLTASDRSRLFVNQWLPAAPLKAVILLAHGMAEHSGRYARLAQACCDQDYGVYAPDLRGHGKTAENGTLGHFADDDGWCKVVGDLASLNQHIGQQHPGVPIVLLGHSMGSYIAQAYLLHHSASLHGAILSGSNFQPVALYRAARQIARLERLRQGPKGRSALIEWLSFGSFNKKFKPARTPFDWLSRDPAEVDKYANDPLCGFRCTNQLWIDLLGGLQQISKASNLAQIDRGLPLLVIGGECDPVSEGKRLKDLAHALRDAGCQSLQLTIYPQARHELFNESNRDEVTADVLNWIAQALSNRRPPRAE; translated from the coding sequence ATGATCCACGACACTTTCTGGCTGACCGCGAGTGACCGCAGCCGCCTCTTCGTCAACCAGTGGCTGCCGGCCGCGCCGCTCAAGGCGGTGATCCTGCTGGCCCACGGCATGGCAGAACACAGCGGTCGCTACGCCCGCCTGGCGCAAGCATGCTGTGATCAGGATTACGGCGTTTATGCGCCGGACCTGCGTGGACATGGCAAAACTGCCGAAAACGGCACCCTGGGCCATTTCGCCGACGATGATGGCTGGTGCAAAGTGGTCGGCGACCTGGCCAGTCTTAACCAACATATCGGCCAACAGCATCCCGGCGTGCCGATCGTGCTGCTGGGCCACAGCATGGGCAGTTACATCGCCCAGGCTTACTTGCTGCACCACAGCGCCAGCCTGCACGGGGCGATTCTCAGCGGCTCGAATTTCCAGCCTGTAGCGCTCTATCGCGCAGCGCGACAGATTGCTCGTCTGGAACGCCTGCGCCAAGGGCCCAAAGGGCGCAGTGCGCTGATCGAATGGCTGTCGTTCGGCTCGTTCAACAAGAAATTCAAACCGGCACGTACGCCGTTCGACTGGCTGAGCCGCGACCCGGCCGAAGTCGACAAATACGCCAATGACCCGCTCTGCGGCTTTCGCTGCACCAATCAACTGTGGATCGATTTGCTCGGTGGCTTGCAGCAAATCAGCAAAGCGTCCAATCTCGCCCAGATCGATCGGGGCCTGCCGTTGCTGGTGATTGGTGGCGAATGTGATCCGGTGAGCGAAGGCAAACGTCTGAAAGATCTGGCCCACGCCCTGCGCGACGCTGGCTGCCAGAGCCTGCAGCTGACTATTTACCCGCAGGCCCGGCATGAATTGTTTAACGAGAGCAACCGCGACGAAGTGACGGCCGATGTGCTGAACTGGATCGCCCAGGCCTTGAGCAACCGCCGGCCACCCAGAGCCGAATAG
- the fadD2 gene encoding long-chain-fatty-acid--CoA ligase FadD2, with amino-acid sequence MQPDFWNDKRPAGVPLDIDLGAYKSVIEVFERSCKKFADRPAFSNMGVTLTYAELERYSASFAGYLQAHTDLVPGDRIAVQMPNILHYPIAVFGALRAGLIVVNTNPLYTAREMRHQFKDSGARALVYLNVFGQKVQEVLPDTDIQYLIEAKMGDLMPTAKGWLVNTVVAKVKKMVPDYSLPQAISFKSALRLGRGLGIKPLNVGLDDIAVLQYTGGTTGLAKGAMLTHGNLVANMQQARACLSQLGTDGQPLLREGQEVMIAPLPLYHIYAFTANCMCMMVTGNHNVLITNPRDIKGFIKELKNWRFSALLGLNTLFVALMDHPDFKTLDFSSLKLTNSGGTALVKATAERWEQLTGCRITEGYGLTETSPVACTNPYGDKSRIGTVGLPVPGTTLKIINDEGAEQPLGERGELCIKGPQIMKGYWQKPEATAEVLDADGWFKSGDIAVIDPDGFVRIVDRKKDMIIVSGFNVYPNEIEDVVMAHPKVANCAVIGVPDERSGEAVKLFVVARESGVSLEELKAYCKENFTAYKVPKHIVLRESLPMTPVGKILRRELREIA; translated from the coding sequence ATGCAACCTGATTTCTGGAATGACAAACGCCCGGCCGGCGTGCCCCTGGATATCGACCTTGGGGCCTATAAGTCGGTGATCGAGGTGTTCGAGCGTTCCTGCAAGAAATTTGCCGACCGCCCGGCGTTCAGCAACATGGGCGTGACCCTGACCTACGCTGAACTGGAACGCTACAGCGCTTCGTTTGCCGGTTACTTGCAAGCCCACACCGACCTGGTGCCGGGGGATCGCATTGCGGTGCAGATGCCCAACATCCTGCATTACCCGATTGCCGTGTTCGGCGCCTTGCGTGCCGGGCTGATCGTGGTCAATACCAACCCGTTGTACACCGCGCGGGAGATGCGTCATCAGTTCAAGGACTCCGGTGCCCGGGCGCTGGTCTACTTGAACGTGTTCGGACAGAAGGTCCAGGAAGTGCTTCCCGACACCGACATCCAGTACCTGATCGAAGCGAAGATGGGCGACCTGATGCCTACCGCCAAGGGCTGGCTGGTCAATACTGTGGTCGCCAAGGTCAAGAAAATGGTCCCGGACTATTCCTTGCCGCAGGCGATTTCTTTCAAAAGCGCGCTGCGTCTGGGCCGGGGCCTGGGCATCAAACCGCTGAACGTCGGTCTCGACGACATCGCCGTGCTGCAATACACCGGCGGCACCACCGGGCTGGCCAAGGGCGCCATGCTGACCCACGGCAATCTGGTGGCGAACATGCAGCAGGCGCGGGCATGCCTCAGTCAGCTGGGTACCGACGGCCAGCCGCTGCTGCGCGAAGGCCAGGAAGTAATGATCGCGCCGCTGCCGCTGTACCATATCTATGCCTTCACGGCGAACTGCATGTGCATGATGGTGACCGGCAACCACAACGTGCTGATCACCAATCCACGGGACATCAAGGGCTTCATCAAGGAACTGAAGAACTGGCGATTCTCGGCGCTGCTGGGGCTCAACACGCTGTTCGTCGCGCTGATGGACCATCCCGACTTCAAGACCCTGGATTTCTCCAGCCTCAAGCTCACCAATTCCGGTGGCACTGCGCTGGTCAAGGCCACCGCCGAGCGCTGGGAGCAGCTCACCGGTTGCCGGATCACCGAGGGTTATGGCCTGACTGAAACCTCGCCGGTGGCCTGCACCAATCCCTACGGCGACAAGTCGCGCATCGGCACGGTCGGTCTGCCGGTGCCGGGCACGACGCTCAAGATCATCAACGATGAGGGCGCCGAGCAGCCGCTGGGCGAGCGTGGCGAACTGTGCATCAAGGGCCCGCAGATCATGAAGGGCTACTGGCAGAAACCCGAAGCCACCGCCGAAGTGCTGGACGCCGACGGCTGGTTCAAGTCGGGCGACATCGCGGTGATCGACCCGGACGGTTTCGTGCGCATCGTCGATCGCAAGAAAGACATGATCATCGTCTCGGGCTTCAACGTGTACCCGAACGAGATCGAAGACGTGGTGATGGCCCATCCGAAAGTCGCCAACTGCGCAGTGATCGGCGTGCCGGACGAGCGTTCGGGGGAGGCGGTGAAGTTGTTTGTGGTGGCCCGCGAATCGGGGGTCAGCCTTGAAGAGCTGAAGGCCTACTGCAAGGAAAACTTCACGGCGTACAAAGTACCCAAGCACATCGTCTTGCGTGAGTCGTTGCCGATGACGCCGGTGGGCAAGATTCTGCGGCGGGAGTTGCGAGAGATTGCCTGA
- the fadD1 gene encoding long-chain-fatty-acid--CoA ligase FadD1, with translation MIEDFWKDKYPAGIAAEINPDEYPNIQAVLKQSCQRFADKPAFSNLGKTITYGELYELSGAFAAYLQQHTDLQPGDRIAVQLPNVLQYPVAVFGAIRAGLIVVNTNPLYTAREMEHQFNDSGAKALVCLANMAHLAETVVPKTGVKHVIVTEVADLLPPLKRLLINSVIKYVKKMVPAYHLPKAIKFNDVLSKGHGQPVAEANPASSDVAVLQYTGGTTGVAKGAMLTHRNLVANMLQCKALMGSNLNEGCEILITPLPLYHIYAFTFHCMAMMLIGNHNILISNPRDLPAMVKELSKWKFSGFVGLNTLFVALCNNEAFRKLDFSNLKITLSGGMALQLAAAERWKAVTGCPICEGYGMTETSPVATVNPNQNIQIGTIGIPVPSTLCKVIDDAGVEQPLGGIGELCVKGPQVMKGYWQRQDATDEILDSEGWLKTGDIALIQPDGYMRIVDRKKDMILVSGFNVYPNELEDVLATLPGVLQCAAIGVPDEKSGEAIKIFIVAKPGVILTKEQVMEHMRANVTGYKVPKAVEFRDALPTTNVGKILRRELRDEELKKLGVKKVSA, from the coding sequence ATGATCGAAGACTTTTGGAAGGATAAGTACCCAGCTGGAATTGCTGCCGAGATCAATCCAGACGAGTATCCGAATATTCAGGCAGTGTTGAAGCAATCCTGCCAACGCTTCGCTGACAAACCGGCATTCAGCAACCTGGGCAAAACAATCACCTACGGTGAGCTGTACGAATTGTCCGGTGCCTTTGCTGCTTACCTGCAACAGCATACCGATTTGCAACCCGGTGATCGAATCGCCGTGCAATTGCCCAACGTGTTGCAATACCCGGTCGCTGTCTTCGGTGCTATCCGCGCCGGGCTGATCGTGGTCAACACCAACCCGCTGTACACCGCGCGGGAAATGGAACACCAATTCAACGATTCCGGTGCCAAAGCCCTGGTCTGCCTGGCCAACATGGCGCATCTGGCTGAGACCGTCGTGCCGAAGACCGGCGTCAAGCACGTGATCGTCACTGAAGTGGCCGACCTGCTGCCGCCGCTCAAGCGTCTGCTGATCAACAGCGTCATCAAGTACGTGAAGAAGATGGTCCCGGCGTATCACTTGCCCAAGGCAATCAAGTTCAATGACGTGCTGAGCAAGGGCCATGGCCAGCCAGTGGCTGAAGCCAACCCGGCCAGCAGCGACGTTGCCGTGCTGCAATACACCGGCGGCACCACCGGCGTGGCCAAGGGCGCGATGCTGACCCACCGCAACCTGGTGGCGAACATGTTGCAGTGCAAGGCGCTGATGGGCTCCAACCTCAATGAAGGTTGCGAGATCCTGATCACCCCGCTGCCGCTCTACCATATCTATGCCTTCACCTTTCATTGCATGGCGATGATGCTGATCGGCAACCACAACATCCTGATCAGCAACCCGCGCGACTTGCCGGCGATGGTCAAGGAACTGTCGAAGTGGAAGTTCAGCGGCTTCGTCGGCTTGAACACTCTGTTTGTTGCGCTGTGCAACAACGAAGCGTTCCGCAAGCTGGATTTCTCGAACCTGAAAATCACCTTGTCCGGCGGCATGGCCTTGCAACTGGCCGCGGCTGAGCGCTGGAAAGCGGTCACCGGTTGCCCGATCTGTGAAGGTTACGGCATGACCGAAACCAGCCCGGTGGCCACGGTAAACCCGAACCAGAACATCCAGATCGGCACCATTGGTATTCCGGTGCCGTCGACCCTGTGCAAAGTCATCGACGATGCCGGCGTGGAACAGCCGTTGGGCGGCATCGGTGAACTGTGTGTGAAAGGTCCGCAAGTCATGAAAGGCTACTGGCAGCGTCAGGACGCCACCGATGAAATACTCGACAGCGAAGGCTGGTTGAAGACCGGTGACATCGCGCTGATCCAGCCCGATGGCTATATGCGCATTGTCGATCGCAAGAAAGACATGATCCTGGTCTCCGGTTTCAACGTGTACCCCAATGAGCTTGAAGACGTGCTGGCGACCCTGCCGGGCGTGCTGCAATGCGCAGCGATCGGTGTGCCGGACGAGAAGTCGGGCGAGGCGATCAAGATTTTCATCGTCGCCAAACCGGGCGTGATCCTGACCAAGGAACAGGTGATGGAGCACATGCGCGCCAACGTCACCGGCTACAAGGTACCCAAAGCCGTGGAGTTCCGCGACGCGCTGCCGACCACCAACGTCGGCAAGATCCTGCGCCGCGAACTGCGCGACGAAGAGCTGAAGAAACTGGGCGTGAAGAAAGTCAGCGCCTAG
- a CDS encoding CsbD family protein, with amino-acid sequence MSSTGDKVKGMANEAAGNVKQGVGKATGNERLRSEGVAQERKGETQQAVGKAKDALKKGIDKA; translated from the coding sequence ATGAGCAGCACTGGCGATAAAGTTAAAGGCATGGCAAACGAAGCGGCCGGCAACGTCAAGCAAGGCGTCGGCAAGGCCACTGGCAACGAAAGACTGCGCTCCGAAGGCGTGGCGCAGGAGAGGAAGGGAGAAACCCAGCAAGCGGTCGGCAAAGCCAAGGATGCTCTTAAAAAAGGCATCGACAAGGCGTAA
- a CDS encoding YihY/virulence factor BrkB family protein, producing the protein MFFPTMKGLPLHRVMMRTITEFVADEMSTYASALAYQMLFSLFPFILFLIALIGFLHLPDFFSWLRLQSELVLPPQALEQVNPVIDQLQQSKGGLLSVGIVIALWTASAGVRLMMSAMNAAYDVVEGRPVWKRFPLSIFYTIGIAGMLLIAAALMVLGPQVMGWIAAQVGLEDFIVTLWTIVRWPVIVILLMMAVALIYYVMPDVKQEFRFITPGAVLSVVVWIIASLGFGLYVKTFANYNAMYGSIGAIIVLLLYFYISAAVLLLGAEMNAVIEHMSSEGKKPGEKVPEEPKHHVSGLGRDHSIKPTTDEAIK; encoded by the coding sequence ATGTTTTTTCCGACCATGAAAGGTCTGCCCCTGCATCGGGTGATGATGCGCACGATCACCGAGTTCGTCGCCGACGAGATGTCGACCTATGCCTCGGCGCTGGCCTATCAGATGCTGTTCTCGCTGTTCCCTTTCATCCTGTTCCTGATCGCCCTGATTGGTTTTCTGCATTTGCCGGACTTCTTCTCCTGGCTGCGCCTGCAATCGGAACTGGTCCTGCCGCCCCAGGCGTTGGAGCAGGTGAACCCGGTGATCGACCAGCTCCAGCAATCCAAGGGTGGTTTGCTCTCGGTGGGTATCGTGATCGCCCTGTGGACCGCGTCCGCTGGTGTGCGGCTGATGATGAGCGCAATGAATGCCGCGTACGACGTGGTCGAAGGTCGTCCGGTCTGGAAGCGTTTTCCATTGTCGATTTTCTACACCATTGGCATCGCCGGCATGTTGCTGATCGCTGCCGCGCTTATGGTGCTCGGGCCGCAGGTGATGGGCTGGATCGCCGCACAAGTGGGCCTCGAAGATTTCATCGTAACCTTATGGACCATTGTGCGCTGGCCGGTGATCGTGATTCTGTTGATGATGGCGGTGGCGCTGATTTACTACGTCATGCCCGACGTCAAACAAGAGTTTCGCTTCATCACCCCGGGTGCGGTGTTGTCCGTGGTGGTCTGGATCATCGCGTCATTGGGCTTCGGTCTCTACGTCAAAACCTTCGCCAACTACAACGCCATGTATGGCAGTATCGGCGCGATCATCGTGTTGTTGTTGTACTTCTATATTTCGGCCGCGGTGCTGTTGCTCGGCGCGGAAATGAACGCGGTGATCGAGCACATGTCCTCCGAAGGCAAGAAACCTGGCGAAAAGGTGCCCGAAGAACCCAAACACCACGTTTCGGGACTGGGACGGGACCACTCAATCAAGCCGACCACTGACGAAGCCATAAAATGA
- the def gene encoding peptide deformylase, producing MIREILKMGDERLLRIAPPVPAEMFDSPELWQLIDDMFQTMESVGGVGLAAPQIGVDLQLVIFGFEHSERYPDAEAVPQTILINPLITPLSPTLEEGFEGCLSVPGLRGAVDRYQQIRYEGFDPKGEPIVRVASGFHARVVQHECDHLIGRLYPSRIRDFSKFGFTEVMFPDLDPAVDD from the coding sequence ATGATCCGTGAAATTCTGAAAATGGGCGATGAACGCCTGCTGCGTATTGCCCCACCGGTGCCGGCAGAAATGTTCGACAGCCCTGAGTTGTGGCAATTGATCGACGACATGTTCCAGACCATGGAAAGCGTCGGCGGAGTCGGCCTGGCCGCGCCGCAGATCGGTGTCGACCTGCAACTGGTGATCTTTGGTTTCGAACACAGCGAACGCTATCCGGACGCCGAAGCGGTGCCGCAGACGATTCTGATCAATCCGTTGATCACGCCATTGAGCCCGACCCTCGAAGAGGGGTTCGAAGGCTGCCTGTCGGTGCCGGGCCTGCGTGGTGCGGTGGATCGTTATCAGCAGATTCGCTATGAAGGCTTCGATCCCAAGGGCGAGCCGATCGTGCGCGTTGCCTCGGGATTTCATGCGCGGGTGGTGCAGCATGAATGCGATCACCTGATCGGCCGGCTGTACCCGTCGCGCATCCGTGATTTCAGCAAGTTCGGGTTTACCGAGGTGATGTTCCCGGACCTGGACCCTGCGGTGGATGACTGA
- a CDS encoding GNAT family N-acetyltransferase: MPNTQYTLLDEPLWPLMNKFYRAHQSSMKAVRDARLWVAKRDVIIAALCLRPVAGGHWLTGLFVDPGCREQGIAARLIAEAVKDVQAPVWLFCHPDLRGFYERRGFTFDPPLPYAMAERLSRYARSKPMIAMGLEPRAL, from the coding sequence ATGCCCAACACTCAGTACACCTTGCTCGACGAGCCGTTATGGCCGTTGATGAACAAGTTTTACCGCGCCCACCAATCGTCGATGAAGGCGGTCCGCGACGCTCGGCTGTGGGTGGCAAAACGCGATGTGATCATTGCGGCGTTATGTTTGCGGCCAGTGGCCGGCGGGCATTGGCTGACCGGGCTGTTCGTCGATCCGGGTTGTCGCGAACAGGGAATTGCCGCCAGGTTGATCGCCGAAGCGGTAAAGGATGTGCAAGCACCGGTCTGGTTGTTCTGCCATCCGGATTTGCGTGGCTTTTATGAGCGCCGCGGTTTTACCTTCGACCCGCCCCTGCCCTACGCCATGGCTGAACGGTTGAGCCGTTATGCGCGCAGCAAACCGATGATTGCCATGGGGTTGGAACCGCGCGCTCTTTGA
- the gstA gene encoding glutathione transferase GstA, producing MKLYYAPQACSLAPHIVLRELELPFELERVDNSTKKTVTDEDFLAINPKGYVAALRLDNGDVLTEGPAILQYLADLRPEAHLAPANGTFERVRLQEWLNFVSTEIHGGLGWLFNSQFPDDVKALIKEKLFKRFVVLSQTLEGQDYLMARGFSIADAYLFTVLRWARLFAIDLDDWPALARFQARVDQRPSVKAALAAELV from the coding sequence ATGAAGCTGTATTACGCCCCGCAAGCCTGCTCTTTGGCGCCGCACATTGTACTGCGCGAACTGGAGCTGCCGTTCGAGTTGGAACGTGTCGATAACAGCACCAAGAAAACCGTCACCGACGAGGACTTCCTGGCCATTAACCCAAAAGGCTACGTCGCGGCGTTGCGGCTGGATAATGGAGATGTGCTGACCGAAGGCCCGGCGATCCTGCAGTACCTGGCGGATCTGCGTCCCGAGGCGCACCTGGCACCGGCGAACGGGACGTTCGAGCGGGTGCGTTTGCAGGAATGGCTGAACTTCGTTTCGACCGAGATTCATGGCGGGCTGGGTTGGCTGTTCAATTCGCAGTTTCCGGATGATGTGAAAGCGCTCATCAAAGAGAAGCTGTTCAAGCGATTTGTCGTGTTGAGCCAGACGCTGGAGGGGCAGGATTATCTGATGGCAAGAGGGTTCAGCATTGCCGATGCGTATCTGTTTACGGTGTTGCGGTGGGCTCGGCTATTTGCGATTGATCTGGATGATTGGCCGGCGTTGGCGCGGTTTCAAGCGAGGGTTGATCAGCGGCCAAGCGTGAAAGCGGCGTTGGCGGCGGAGTTGGTGTAA